A DNA window from Acropora palmata chromosome 12, jaAcrPala1.3, whole genome shotgun sequence contains the following coding sequences:
- the LOC141859550 gene encoding uncharacterized protein LOC141859550, translating into IGNRAGEGRAYGNLGNAYDSLGEYRKAIEYHEIYLKIAKEIGDRAGEGGAYGNLGNAYQSLIDYRKAIEYHEKDLKIAKEIGNRAEEGGAYGNLGNAYQLLSDYGKAIEYYEKDLKIAKEIGSRAREGDAYGNLGNAYDSLGEYRKAIEYHEKYLKIAKEIGDRAGEGRAYGSLGIAYQALGDYQKAIKYHEKRLKIAKEISARAGEGRAYGNLGNAYLSLGDCGKAIEYHEKDLKIAKEIGSRAREGDAYGNLGNAYDSLGEYRKAIEYHEKDLKIAKEIGSRAREGDAYGNLGNAYDSLGEYRKAIEYHEKGAYGNLGDAYQALGDYRKAIEYHEKRLKIAKEVCDRAEEERAYGNLGNAYNSLGDYEKAIEYHEKYLKIAKQIGDRAGEGRAYGGLGNAYYSLGEYQKAVEYYEKDFKIAKENGDRAGEGKAYGNIGNAYQSLSDYRKAVEYHEKYLKIAKEIGDRAGERRAHGNLGNAYQSLGDYRKPIKYHEKDLKIAKKMGDRAGEGRAYGSLGSAYQSKSH; encoded by the exons atcggtaatcgggccggagaaggacgagcctatggaaatcttggtaatgcttacgaTTCACTGGGTGaatatcgaaaagccattgagtatcatgaaatatatttgaaaattgcaaaagaaattggtgatcgggctggagaaggaggagcctatggaaatctcggtaatgcttaccagtcactgattgactatcgaaaagcaattgagtatcatgaaaaagatttgaaaattgcaaaagaaatcggtaaTCGGGCagaagaaggaggagcctatggaaatctcggtaatgcttaccagttaCTGAGTGActatggaaaagccattgagtattatgaaaaagatttgaaaattgcaaaagagaTCGGAAGTCGGGCCAGAGAAGGAGacgcctatggaaatcttggtaatgcttacgaTTCACTGGGTGaatatcgaaaagccattgagtatcatgaaaaatatttgaaaattgcaaaagaaatcggtgatcgggctggagaaggaagagcctatggaagtctcggtattgcttaccaggcactgggtgactatcaaaaagcgattaagtatcatgaaaaacgtttgaaaattgcaaaagaaatcagtgctcgggctggagaaggaagagcctatggaaatctcggtaatgcttacctgtcactgggtgactgtggaaaagccattgagtatcatgaaaaagatttgaaaattgcaaaagagaTCGGAAGTCGGGCCAGAGAAGGAGacgcctatggaaatcttggtaatgcttacgaTTCACTGGGTGaatatcgaaaagccattgagtatcatgaaaaagatttgaaaattgcaaaagagaTCGGAAGTCGGGCCAGAGAAGGAGacgcctatggaaatcttggtaatgcttacgaTTCACTGGGTGaatatcgaaaagccattgagtatcatgaaaaa ggagcctatggaaatctcggtgaTGCTTACCAggcactgggtgactatcgaaaagcgattgagtatcatgaaaaacgtttgaaaattgcaaaagaggTCTGTGATCGGGCTGAAGAAgaaagagcctatggaaatctcggtaatgcttacaattcactgggtgactatgaaaaagccattgagtatcatgaaaaatatttgaaaattgcaaaacagatcggtgatcgggctggagaaggaagagcctatggaggTCTGGGTAATGCTTACTATTCACTGGGTGAATATCAAAAAGCCGTTGAGTACTatgaaaaagatttcaaaattgcaaaagaaaacggtgatcgggctggagaaggaaaagcctatggaaatatcggtaatgcttaccagtcattgagtgactatcgaaaagccgttgagtatcatgaaaagtatttgaaaatagcaaaagaaatcggtgatcgggctggagaacgACGAGCccatggaaatctcggtaatgcttaccagtcactgggtgactatcgaaaacccattaagtatcatgaaaaagatttgaaaattgcaaaaaaaatgggtgatcgggctggagaaggaagagcctatggaagtctcggtagtGCTTACCagtcgaaaagccattga
- the LOC141859551 gene encoding uncharacterized protein LOC141859551 — protein MVQSFKAHMKICKGSKLSVPQRIANFLLTYRSTRHPTTGSTPANLFLGRELRTRLTLLRQSTGEKVMDSQAKQKATHDVHAKFREFYPGDRILIRDLRKENTWWPGSVAERSGPKSYIVVLNDGRVWKRHLDHLRRDSMDSAVSQPEDEREFKSDAADPAPFTSGTKDVPVPCQLPADLPVGRPADSGHQVTLETLESPPVAEKSTPVQGHSAETGQTPLRRSGRVRNPPDRLIEKI, from the coding sequence ATGGTGCAGTCTTTCAAGGCCCACATGAAGATCTGTAAGGGCAGCAAGTTGTCAGTTCCGCAGCGTATTGCCAACTTCTTGCTGACATACCGGTCAACAAGGCATCCCACGACTGGCAGTACCCCAGCTAATCTCTTCTTAGGACGTGAGCTTCGGACCCGGCTTACACTTCTTCGTCAAAGTACGGGAGAGAAAGTCATGGATTCACAAGCGAAACAGAAAGCAACACACGATGTACACGCTAAATTTAGAGAGTTCTACCCCGGTGACAGAATCTTGATAAGGGATCTGCGGAAGGAGAACACCTGGTGGCCAGGCTCGGTTGCAGAACGGAGTGGCCCAAAATCTTACATAGTTGTGCTCAACGATGGTCGCGTTTGGAAACGACATTTGGACCACCTTAGGCGTGATAGCATGGACAGCGCGGTTTCGCAGCCAGAGGATGAACGAGAATTTAAGAGCGACGCGGCAGATCCAGCTCCATTCACCTCAGGAACTAAGGATGTTCCAGTACCGTGTCAGTTACCAGCAGACTTACCTGTCGGGAGACCAGCAGATTCTGGACATCAAGTTACGTTGGAGACGTTAGAGTCCCCTCCGGTCGCAGAGAAGTCAACACCGGTTCAGGGTCATTCAGCCGAGACAGGTCAGACGCCACTGCGCCGATCCGGTAGAGTACGCAATCCACCGGACAGATTGATTGAGAAAATATGA